A single Tindallia californiensis DNA region contains:
- a CDS encoding P-II family nitrogen regulator, whose product MEVLFLVLNQPERLNELMEGFLEDGISGATVLESTGMGRTLCDTMPIFGGLRKILQDCRPNNLTIFMVLNTEVQKDKVIQRIYQVLGDLNEPNTGMYFIMPVSAASGLTDSLIE is encoded by the coding sequence ATGGAAGTTCTTTTTCTCGTATTAAACCAGCCAGAACGTCTTAATGAATTAATGGAAGGCTTTTTAGAAGATGGAATTAGTGGTGCTACCGTATTAGAGTCAACTGGAATGGGACGTACACTGTGTGATACAATGCCAATTTTTGGAGGGTTACGAAAAATTCTCCAAGATTGTCGACCGAATAACCTGACAATCTTTATGGTTCTAAACACAGAAGTTCAAAAAGACAAGGTGATTCAGCGAATATATCAAGTGCTTGGTGATTTGAATGAACCAAACACTGGAATGTATTTTATAATGCCTGTTTCCGCTGCTAGTGGTTTAACAGACTCATTAATTGAATAA
- a CDS encoding aldehyde ferredoxin oxidoreductase C-terminal domain-containing protein, with the protein MNKIIRIQMETGEIKEEYCSKEEQLLAGRALTSKVISEEVNPHCDVFGSHNKLVLAAGLYAGTTISCGNRLSIGGKSPLTGTIKESNAGGNMAYKMGKLGIRAIIFEGLPPKESLQFLYISEEKMALLPANEYKEMPIYPATKKLRHQFGDKVGISIIGPTGERRSLASGIANTDNEGRPSRYCGRGGLGALMGSKGIKAIVLDDSNAKGVTIENAALLKKTQKQLNKEILNNEALGRFTKYGTAGMVDITNALGALPTHNFSRGAFDLAKAINGNNLHEVITQRGGVGNPSHSCMPGCVIRCSNVYPDDQGKEKVSPLEYETISLLGSNCGIGNLDVIADLNYRCNNLGLDTIDTGGAIALAMEAGVIPFGDELGALNLLNEVEQNTWLGRIIASGGVRTGQILGVRRIPAVKGQIMAAYDPRAIKGLGVTYATSTMGADHTAGQTVRMPIEHHHAKGQVEASQKAQITNTMHDCIGTCLFLNGALANHPEWLSDMITAIHGITCSYEELLSIAKQTLLLERDFNQRAGFSDQDDHLPEFFYIEENPDSKTVFDVSHTEMKKVFDFE; encoded by the coding sequence ATGAACAAAATCATACGTATTCAAATGGAAACTGGCGAAATAAAGGAAGAGTATTGTTCCAAAGAAGAACAACTACTTGCTGGGCGAGCATTAACCAGTAAGGTGATATCAGAAGAAGTCAATCCTCATTGTGATGTGTTTGGTAGCCACAATAAACTAGTATTAGCAGCCGGATTATATGCTGGCACCACTATTTCTTGCGGAAACCGACTCTCTATTGGTGGGAAGAGTCCTTTAACCGGTACGATCAAAGAAAGTAATGCGGGTGGAAATATGGCTTATAAAATGGGAAAGCTAGGTATTCGTGCGATCATATTTGAAGGTCTTCCTCCTAAAGAATCACTTCAATTTCTTTATATTTCTGAAGAAAAAATGGCATTACTGCCAGCGAACGAATATAAGGAAATGCCAATTTATCCAGCAACAAAAAAACTTCGTCATCAATTTGGTGATAAGGTTGGTATTTCCATTATAGGACCAACCGGCGAACGCAGGTCACTGGCTTCTGGAATTGCCAATACAGACAACGAAGGAAGACCCTCTCGGTATTGTGGAAGAGGCGGCTTAGGCGCTTTGATGGGAAGCAAAGGTATTAAAGCTATTGTGTTGGATGACTCTAATGCAAAAGGAGTAACTATTGAAAACGCCGCATTGCTTAAAAAAACACAAAAACAATTGAACAAAGAAATTCTGAATAATGAAGCCCTTGGGCGGTTTACAAAATATGGTACAGCAGGTATGGTTGATATTACCAATGCCTTAGGCGCACTACCTACGCATAATTTTTCTCGGGGAGCTTTTGATCTGGCAAAGGCAATTAATGGAAATAATTTGCACGAAGTGATCACTCAACGAGGAGGAGTTGGAAACCCTTCTCATTCCTGCATGCCAGGTTGTGTCATTCGTTGTTCAAATGTCTATCCAGATGATCAGGGAAAAGAAAAAGTATCACCTCTTGAATATGAAACCATTAGTTTGCTAGGTTCAAATTGTGGTATTGGTAACTTAGATGTCATTGCAGACTTAAATTATCGATGTAATAATTTAGGCCTTGATACTATTGATACCGGTGGAGCTATCGCCTTGGCCATGGAAGCTGGGGTTATCCCCTTTGGCGATGAGCTGGGCGCCTTAAATCTATTGAATGAAGTTGAGCAAAACACCTGGCTAGGACGAATCATCGCATCTGGTGGCGTGCGGACCGGGCAAATACTAGGTGTACGGCGTATTCCAGCTGTAAAGGGTCAAATAATGGCTGCCTATGACCCACGAGCCATCAAAGGGCTCGGTGTTACTTATGCAACTTCTACCATGGGTGCTGATCATACGGCAGGTCAAACGGTCAGAATGCCTATTGAACATCACCATGCCAAAGGTCAAGTAGAAGCATCTCAAAAGGCTCAAATTACAAACACCATGCATGACTGCATTGGTACCTGTTTATTCCTAAATGGAGCATTAGCAAACCATCCAGAGTGGCTTAGCGATATGATAACGGCTATCCATGGTATTACCTGCTCCTATGAGGAATTATTATCCATTGCTAAACAAACACTTTTGTTGGAGCGAGACTTTAATCAACGTGCTGGATTTAGTGATCAGGATGACCACTTACCGGAGTTTTTTTACATTGAAGAAAACCCTGATTCTAAAACTGTCTTCGATGTCTCACATACAGAAATGAAAAAAGTATTTGATTTTGAGTAA
- a CDS encoding MoaD/ThiS family protein, with product MINVTVTWISSNKKDQQVTLSDSATVQELLDLLCLNQHDYLIIVKGSNRLANYPLSDKDIVKILYSMAGG from the coding sequence TTGATAAACGTTACTGTCACATGGATTTCCAGTAATAAAAAAGATCAGCAAGTGACACTTTCAGACTCAGCAACTGTCCAAGAGTTGCTTGACCTTCTTTGTCTTAACCAGCATGACTATTTGATTATTGTGAAGGGAAGCAACAGATTGGCAAACTATCCACTATCTGATAAGGACATCGTCAAAATTCTTTATTCAATGGCAGGTGGCTAA
- a CDS encoding FAD/NAD(P)-binding protein gives MTNNPLMPINAEVINIISESSDVKTFQLRPETPLDHMPGQCAMISLLGIGEALFSITSPPGRDYMEFSIKRVGKLTEVLHQLEPGQTVGIRGPYGNNFPVERIKGKKLLFIGGGIGLAPLRSLIQYTLDRPEEYPDAKQLIYGARSTDDLIFERDIFDQWPKENNFQINLSVDVESPGWDGFVGFVPQYLEELSPDPSDTVAVTCGPPIMIKFVLQTLEKIGFKPEQIVTTLEYKMKCGVGKCGRCNLDEFYVCKDGPVFYLSDLNQMKNDFI, from the coding sequence ATGACAAATAATCCATTAATGCCAATCAATGCAGAAGTCATCAACATCATCTCTGAAAGTAGTGATGTCAAAACCTTCCAGCTAAGACCCGAAACACCACTGGATCATATGCCAGGTCAATGTGCGATGATTTCTCTTTTAGGCATTGGGGAAGCTTTATTTTCAATTACTTCTCCACCAGGAAGAGATTATATGGAATTTAGTATTAAAAGAGTAGGGAAGCTGACGGAAGTGCTTCATCAGTTAGAGCCGGGACAAACTGTTGGTATACGGGGACCCTATGGAAATAATTTTCCGGTAGAACGTATTAAAGGAAAAAAACTCCTGTTTATTGGAGGCGGGATTGGACTGGCGCCACTTCGATCCTTAATTCAGTATACATTGGACAGGCCAGAAGAATATCCGGATGCAAAACAATTAATTTATGGGGCCCGATCAACGGATGACCTTATTTTTGAAAGAGATATTTTTGATCAATGGCCTAAAGAAAACAACTTTCAAATCAACTTATCGGTGGACGTGGAAAGTCCGGGTTGGGATGGCTTTGTCGGTTTTGTTCCCCAGTATCTGGAAGAACTGTCTCCCGATCCATCCGATACAGTGGCCGTAACCTGTGGGCCACCTATTATGATTAAATTTGTTCTACAAACCTTAGAAAAAATTGGATTCAAGCCAGAACAAATTGTTACGACGCTTGAATACAAAATGAAATGCGGAGTTGGAAAATGTGGTCGGTGCAATTTAGATGAGTTCTATGTCTGTAAAGATGGACCGGTCTTTTACCTGTCAGATCTAAATCAAATGAAGAATGATTTTATTTAA
- a CDS encoding 4Fe-4S dicluster domain-containing protein: protein MNPIIAADDFQQLLKALNQLTSKYLVIAPTAEDGVEHYRPISQMSTEQQEQVERISLRNQPPLGSVKPFLFPDSEVYIEFTKKEGELKVEVPEASIPQIILGAKPCDVMSLELIDKVFLKEPVDGLYQEKRNNTILIVNQCDEMGEHCRCDDFGVCRDTKTADLLMSKEKASGQVILKAQTEKGNQLAKALIENGLKETKDFPDPSVPVSKSLDGTEIQKAMDEHFDDPFWEELAMRCIGCATCTFYCPTCHCYDIRDFQRKEQGVRYRTWDSCMFPDYTRMAGGHNPRPTRKDRIQNRFYHKLSYYVKNEEALGCVGCGRCGNKCPVGISMDTVLNRIGGEDHDK from the coding sequence ATGAACCCTATTATAGCAGCGGATGATTTTCAACAACTGTTAAAAGCCCTTAACCAGCTAACGTCCAAATACTTGGTCATCGCACCGACAGCAGAAGATGGCGTTGAACACTACAGGCCAATATCACAGATGTCAACAGAGCAGCAAGAACAGGTAGAGAGGATATCTTTACGAAACCAGCCTCCATTAGGCTCTGTAAAGCCCTTTTTATTCCCTGATTCTGAAGTGTATATTGAATTTACAAAAAAAGAGGGAGAGCTGAAGGTAGAAGTACCTGAAGCGTCTATTCCGCAAATTATTCTAGGGGCAAAACCATGCGATGTCATGAGTTTAGAGCTGATCGATAAGGTGTTTCTTAAAGAGCCTGTTGATGGCTTGTACCAGGAAAAGCGGAATAACACGATATTAATCGTAAATCAATGCGATGAAATGGGAGAACACTGCCGATGCGACGATTTTGGTGTTTGTCGTGACACGAAAACAGCTGACCTTCTGATGAGCAAAGAAAAGGCTAGTGGACAAGTGATACTGAAAGCTCAGACAGAAAAAGGAAATCAATTAGCGAAAGCATTGATAGAAAATGGGCTGAAAGAAACGAAGGATTTTCCAGATCCTTCTGTACCGGTTTCAAAGTCTTTGGATGGTACCGAAATCCAAAAGGCGATGGACGAACATTTTGATGATCCTTTCTGGGAAGAGTTAGCAATGAGATGCATTGGTTGTGCTACCTGTACTTTCTATTGTCCAACCTGTCACTGTTATGACATTAGAGACTTCCAACGAAAAGAACAGGGAGTGCGTTATCGAACCTGGGATTCATGTATGTTCCCGGATTATACCCGGATGGCGGGTGGTCATAATCCGCGACCTACCCGTAAAGATCGGATTCAGAACCGCTTTTATCACAAACTTAGTTATTATGTGAAAAATGAGGAAGCGTTGGGCTGCGTTGGCTGTGGAAGATGTGGTAATAAATGTCCTGTAGGTATCTCTATGGATACGGTTTTGAACAGAATAGGAGGAGAAGACCATGACAAATAA
- a CDS encoding 4Fe-4S dicluster domain-containing protein, which produces MRKITEEIQKIAASLLEEGEVDLVLGYTKGEQPGKSVPCIVTSSENVGQLIFDEYSEKALSKYLLEESFQDKKVALVIKGCDYRAFKLMVDESRVQRELITLIGVECSGMKWEEETSPFCLHCQHRAPEKEAVDFLVTGAETSEEMKNGPLSHEDSFTEINRLEKMSKEERFEFWKRQLNRCKRCYSCRNACPVCTCRVCVFDRENPDYIDRAKDQMAQHQFYQVIRAFHVSDRCVGCGECARVCPEGIPLHLLNQKLLRELNKFYGEYQAGVDQVPTPLSHASAEEPDFFGKEGKK; this is translated from the coding sequence ATGCGTAAAATAACGGAAGAAATTCAAAAAATTGCTGCAAGCCTTTTAGAAGAAGGAGAAGTTGATCTGGTATTAGGGTATACCAAAGGCGAACAACCAGGAAAATCGGTACCCTGCATCGTCACCTCATCTGAAAATGTAGGGCAGCTCATTTTTGATGAATACAGTGAAAAAGCACTTTCAAAGTATTTATTGGAAGAAAGCTTTCAGGATAAAAAAGTAGCATTAGTCATTAAAGGGTGCGATTATCGGGCTTTTAAGCTAATGGTTGATGAAAGCCGAGTTCAAAGAGAGCTGATTACTTTAATTGGTGTTGAATGTTCTGGCATGAAATGGGAAGAAGAGACATCGCCTTTTTGCTTGCACTGTCAACATAGAGCGCCGGAAAAAGAAGCCGTAGATTTTCTGGTAACAGGGGCGGAAACTTCAGAAGAGATGAAAAATGGCCCGTTAAGTCATGAAGATAGTTTTACAGAGATTAACCGATTAGAGAAAATGAGCAAGGAAGAACGGTTTGAGTTTTGGAAACGTCAACTTAATCGATGCAAAAGATGCTATAGTTGCCGCAACGCTTGTCCGGTTTGTACGTGCAGAGTTTGTGTTTTTGATCGGGAAAATCCGGATTATATAGATCGTGCTAAGGATCAAATGGCTCAGCACCAGTTTTACCAAGTGATAAGAGCTTTTCATGTGTCCGATAGATGTGTTGGGTGTGGTGAATGCGCTAGGGTGTGTCCTGAAGGAATTCCACTACACTTATTAAACCAGAAGCTTTTAAGAGAATTAAATAAATTTTATGGAGAATATCAAGCGGGTGTTGACCAAGTCCCTACTCCACTTTCTCATGCAAGTGCAGAAGAACCGGACTTTTTTGGAAAGGAGGGCAAAAAATGA
- a CDS encoding hydrogenase iron-sulfur subunit translates to MQESFEPKLVAFCCNWCSYAGADLAGTGRLKYPENIRIIRVPCSSRVDSSLVLRAFQNGADGVMIAGCHPGDCHYDTGNYHTRKRMMLLKSLMEFMGLEEERLLVKWISGNEADRFKETVESFTNQLKKMGASEKVRDLRCVK, encoded by the coding sequence ATGCAAGAATCATTTGAACCTAAACTGGTCGCCTTTTGCTGTAATTGGTGCAGTTATGCCGGAGCAGATCTGGCCGGTACAGGTAGATTGAAATATCCTGAAAACATACGGATTATAAGGGTTCCCTGCTCTAGTCGAGTAGATAGCTCGTTGGTGTTAAGAGCTTTCCAAAACGGAGCGGATGGCGTTATGATCGCTGGTTGTCATCCTGGAGATTGTCATTATGATACAGGAAATTATCATACCAGAAAACGGATGATGTTACTAAAAAGCTTAATGGAATTTATGGGTCTTGAGGAAGAACGCCTGTTGGTTAAATGGATATCCGGTAATGAAGCGGATCGATTTAAAGAAACGGTGGAAAGCTTTACGAACCAGCTTAAAAAAATGGGTGCCTCTGAGAAAGTGAGGGATCTAAGATGCGTAAAATAA
- a CDS encoding CoB--CoM heterodisulfide reductase iron-sulfur subunit A family protein produces the protein MVDVEQVAKATEKMPHVVYTQDVQYLCSEVGQSDIGNAIDEHKLDRVVIGACSPRMHEATFQQLMSRKGLNPYYVEIANIREHCSWVHTDKAKATVKAIDLVKKAVAKSYYAVPLHAESLSVNKRALVIGGGIAGIQAALDIADAGYPVDLLEKESSIGGKMAQFDKTFPTLDCSACILTPKMVEAATHENITLHTYSELENVSGYVGNFHVTIRKRATSVDEERCTGCGECVTKCPAKVSNEFDQGHSKRKAIYTLFAQAVPNKPVLDRKSCIYFKTGKCGLCKKICPTDAINYEMEDQLIENDYGAIIVATGFELNEPTHLGEYHYGHHPDVITSLELERMLNASGPTQGKLYRPSNGKAPKRIVFIQCAGSRDRHDGNAYCSKVCCLYTAKHTILLNEKFPDTESYVFYIDVRTAGKNYEEFYERARQMGANYLRGHVSKVEPLGDSENRLLVRGYDGSLGEQTEIEADLVVLATSIEPQEGAKKLAGMLGISSDRNGFYSEAHAKLKPVETQTQGVYLAGVCQGPKDIPEAVSQASGTAAKAIVLFNKGQVKGVPTTAMVDENLCSGCMQCKPVCPYEAISQEMITERVHGNTRQRPVASINRALCQGCGACAGLCRSGAMDIGGFTGRQLLAEVDML, from the coding sequence ATGGTAGACGTTGAGCAGGTAGCAAAAGCAACGGAAAAGATGCCTCACGTCGTTTATACGCAGGATGTTCAGTATCTTTGTTCAGAAGTGGGTCAGTCCGATATAGGAAATGCCATTGATGAACACAAGTTGGACCGAGTAGTAATAGGAGCCTGTTCACCTCGTATGCATGAAGCCACATTTCAGCAACTTATGAGCCGTAAGGGATTAAACCCATATTATGTAGAGATTGCTAATATAAGAGAGCATTGTTCCTGGGTACACACAGATAAAGCGAAGGCAACGGTGAAAGCCATTGATTTAGTCAAAAAAGCGGTGGCAAAAAGTTATTATGCGGTACCATTACATGCAGAATCTTTATCAGTAAACAAAAGAGCTTTGGTGATTGGTGGTGGAATTGCTGGTATTCAGGCTGCTTTAGATATTGCTGATGCAGGTTATCCAGTAGATTTGCTGGAGAAAGAATCATCCATTGGTGGGAAAATGGCTCAGTTTGATAAAACATTCCCAACACTAGATTGTTCCGCCTGTATTCTTACACCAAAGATGGTTGAAGCAGCGACTCATGAAAACATTACGTTGCACACATACTCAGAACTGGAAAATGTATCCGGATATGTTGGAAACTTTCATGTGACCATCCGAAAACGTGCTACCAGTGTTGATGAAGAAAGATGTACAGGGTGTGGTGAGTGTGTAACCAAATGTCCGGCGAAGGTAAGCAACGAATTTGATCAAGGTCATAGTAAAAGAAAAGCTATTTATACGTTGTTTGCTCAGGCGGTTCCTAATAAACCGGTACTTGATCGAAAAAGCTGTATTTATTTTAAGACAGGAAAGTGTGGGCTGTGCAAGAAAATCTGCCCTACAGATGCCATTAACTATGAAATGGAAGATCAATTGATTGAAAACGATTATGGAGCTATTATTGTAGCAACAGGTTTTGAGTTGAATGAACCTACTCACTTAGGAGAGTATCATTATGGGCACCATCCTGATGTGATCACTAGTTTGGAACTAGAACGTATGCTTAACGCTTCTGGGCCTACACAAGGAAAATTATATAGACCTTCGAATGGTAAAGCACCAAAAAGAATCGTTTTTATTCAGTGTGCTGGTTCCAGAGACAGACATGACGGGAATGCCTACTGTTCTAAAGTATGTTGCCTTTATACAGCAAAGCATACAATCTTACTAAATGAAAAGTTTCCAGATACAGAAAGTTATGTGTTTTATATTGACGTGCGAACGGCCGGGAAGAATTACGAGGAATTTTATGAAAGAGCCCGTCAAATGGGAGCTAACTACTTGAGAGGTCATGTTTCTAAAGTAGAACCTTTAGGAGATAGTGAAAATCGCTTGTTGGTAAGAGGCTATGATGGTTCTTTGGGTGAACAGACGGAAATAGAAGCTGATTTGGTTGTACTGGCAACCAGTATTGAGCCTCAAGAAGGCGCTAAAAAACTGGCTGGAATGTTAGGGATTTCTTCAGACCGGAATGGATTTTATTCAGAGGCTCATGCAAAACTAAAGCCTGTAGAAACTCAAACGCAGGGTGTTTACTTGGCAGGTGTTTGTCAGGGACCTAAAGATATTCCGGAAGCTGTTTCTCAGGCTAGTGGAACGGCAGCAAAAGCCATTGTTCTCTTTAATAAAGGGCAAGTAAAAGGTGTACCAACCACGGCGATGGTAGATGAAAACTTATGTAGTGGATGCATGCAGTGTAAACCGGTTTGTCCATACGAAGCCATTAGCCAAGAAATGATCACAGAACGGGTACACGGAAATACAAGACAGCGACCGGTAGCATCTATTAACAGAGCTTTATGTCAAGGCTGTGGTGCTTGTGCCGGGTTATGTCGAAGTGGTGCCATGGATATCGGAGGATTCACCGGAAGACAATTATTGGCGGAGGTGGATATGCTATGA
- a CDS encoding 4Fe-4S dicluster domain-containing protein, whose protein sequence is MRIPQKTAASQQREELADIIKKDVRDCYQCMKCSSGCPFADEMDYMPHQMMWLTNLGLYEKVLNSKSLWICASCLACSSRCPRDIEPAKVMEGFRAMILRERGRTNVSAEIPAGVPRQAVIANMRKFRR, encoded by the coding sequence ATGCGCATTCCGCAGAAAACAGCAGCCAGTCAACAGCGTGAAGAACTGGCCGACATTATCAAAAAAGATGTCAGAGATTGTTATCAATGCATGAAATGTAGTTCGGGATGTCCCTTTGCAGATGAAATGGATTATATGCCTCATCAAATGATGTGGCTCACCAATTTAGGATTATATGAAAAAGTTCTAAACAGTAAATCATTGTGGATTTGTGCTTCATGCTTGGCGTGCTCCAGCAGGTGTCCCCGGGATATTGAACCGGCAAAAGTTATGGAAGGTTTCCGTGCCATGATTTTGAGAGAAAGAGGTCGAACCAATGTTTCGGCGGAAATACCGGCAGGAGTACCACGGCAGGCGGTTATTGCTAATATGAGAAAGTTTAGACGTTAA
- a CDS encoding CoB--CoM heterodisulfide reductase iron-sulfur subunit B family protein, whose translation MLGYYPGCTVRAQKEDGFEQESLAILAALGIEAKELKEWECCGAVYPLAQDEYVGLLASVRALVQTEEEQQEGLLTLCSACYHVLKRVNYRMKNDEEAQKRVGNYLETEYQGQTKVLHLMEVLRDYVGMKKLKEMVTTPLEGEKIASYYGCLFLRPQKEINLVDGENPQLMEEIVRTLGAETVTYPYSTDCCGSYHTCQEEGVSRQMSLKLVESAKRAGATQMITACPLCKYNLEKCQEKIEETDRLPINYMTVPIVEAMGGMEALERKGEAYAHSAENSSQSTA comes from the coding sequence ATGCTAGGATACTATCCCGGCTGTACCGTAAGAGCACAGAAAGAAGACGGTTTTGAACAAGAATCACTGGCAATCCTTGCAGCTCTGGGCATTGAGGCGAAAGAGCTAAAAGAGTGGGAATGTTGTGGTGCTGTTTATCCGTTAGCTCAGGACGAATATGTAGGGTTGCTGGCTTCCGTGAGGGCTCTGGTTCAAACAGAAGAAGAGCAACAGGAAGGGCTGCTGACCTTATGCAGTGCCTGCTATCATGTGCTGAAACGTGTCAATTACCGGATGAAAAATGACGAAGAAGCTCAAAAACGAGTTGGTAATTACTTGGAAACTGAATATCAGGGACAGACAAAAGTACTTCATTTAATGGAAGTCCTTCGGGATTATGTCGGAATGAAAAAATTAAAAGAAATGGTAACAACACCTTTGGAAGGTGAAAAAATTGCCAGTTATTATGGTTGTTTATTTTTAAGACCACAAAAGGAAATAAATTTAGTTGATGGTGAAAATCCCCAATTGATGGAAGAGATTGTTCGCACCTTAGGGGCCGAAACCGTTACTTATCCCTATAGTACTGACTGTTGTGGCTCTTATCATACCTGTCAGGAAGAAGGTGTCAGTCGGCAAATGAGTCTTAAGCTCGTAGAGTCGGCTAAAAGAGCAGGTGCCACCCAGATGATTACAGCTTGTCCTTTATGCAAATACAATCTTGAAAAATGTCAGGAGAAAATAGAAGAAACAGACCGATTGCCAATTAACTATATGACAGTACCCATCGTAGAAGCAATGGGCGGCATGGAAGCCCTTGAGAGAAAGGGGGAGGCATATGCGCATTCCGCAGAAAACAGCAGCCAGTCAACAGCGTGA
- a CDS encoding FAD-binding protein, with the protein MSYTPELRELIKKVEATRPQRLGHDYPRMTPEEKQDVLRNHHPDYIQEQFREALVGPNKGERFPHELADVLEAYAIADKSKFDINRPDRQVDVLVIGGGGAGAAASLIAHESGADVMMATKLRFGDANTVMAQGGIQAADKPTDSPATHYLDVMGGGHYTNIPELVKALVSDAPDVISWLENLGCMFDKDTDGTMKTKHGGGTSRMRMHSARDYTGAEIMRTLRDEVICRDINVVEFCAAMELLKDNQGKVGGAVLYNMETEEYMVVKAKTVILATGGLGRLHTQNFPTSNHYGATADGLVLAYRAGAKLAFMDTVQYHPTGACFPEQVEGFLITEKVRGLGATPINIHGEKFVYHLETRDVEASAIIRECDRGNGIKAPSGMLGVWLDSPMIEELHGEGTIEKELPAMYRQFARFGVDIRKEPILVYPTLHYQNGGVLINDQAESTIENLFVAGEVSGGIHGRNRLMGNSLLDILVMGRRAGRNAAARAMEMNGASTELNDEHVDAFEKELKEAGIEKQLLSPILIPLPENRNPRLKG; encoded by the coding sequence ATGAGTTATACACCTGAGTTACGAGAACTGATCAAAAAAGTAGAAGCCACCAGGCCACAACGCCTGGGACATGATTACCCTAGAATGACACCGGAAGAAAAACAGGATGTACTAAGAAATCATCATCCAGATTATATTCAGGAGCAATTTCGAGAAGCGTTGGTTGGACCAAATAAAGGAGAACGATTTCCACATGAGCTGGCAGACGTTTTAGAAGCATATGCCATAGCGGATAAAAGCAAATTTGATATTAACCGGCCTGATCGTCAAGTGGATGTACTGGTTATTGGTGGTGGCGGTGCTGGTGCGGCAGCGTCATTAATAGCCCACGAATCCGGTGCTGATGTGATGATGGCTACTAAATTACGCTTTGGAGATGCTAATACAGTAATGGCCCAGGGTGGTATTCAGGCGGCAGATAAACCAACAGACTCACCGGCTACACACTATTTGGACGTAATGGGTGGTGGTCACTATACAAATATTCCGGAGTTGGTAAAAGCACTGGTAAGTGATGCGCCAGATGTAATTAGCTGGCTAGAAAATCTGGGATGTATGTTTGATAAAGATACCGATGGAACCATGAAAACAAAACATGGTGGCGGTACCTCCAGAATGAGAATGCACTCAGCAAGAGATTACACCGGTGCTGAAATCATGAGAACTTTACGGGATGAAGTGATCTGTAGAGACATTAATGTGGTGGAATTTTGTGCAGCGATGGAACTTTTGAAGGATAACCAGGGTAAAGTTGGTGGCGCAGTTCTTTATAATATGGAAACAGAAGAATATATGGTAGTAAAAGCAAAAACAGTTATTTTAGCTACAGGTGGATTGGGAAGATTACATACACAAAACTTTCCAACATCTAATCATTACGGAGCAACGGCTGATGGGCTTGTGCTGGCCTATAGAGCGGGAGCTAAATTAGCTTTTATGGATACAGTGCAATATCATCCAACAGGAGCTTGTTTTCCAGAGCAGGTGGAAGGCTTTCTTATCACTGAAAAAGTTCGTGGACTAGGCGCTACGCCTATTAATATTCATGGTGAAAAGTTTGTTTATCACTTGGAAACCCGTGATGTTGAAGCATCAGCAATTATCAGGGAGTGTGACCGGGGGAACGGAATAAAAGCTCCTTCTGGTATGCTAGGAGTATGGCTTGACTCTCCTATGATTGAAGAATTGCATGGAGAAGGCACCATAGAAAAAGAGTTACCTGCCATGTATCGTCAGTTTGCCAGGTTTGGTGTCGACATTCGTAAAGAACCAATTTTAGTATATCCTACGCTACACTATCAAAATGGTGGGGTGCTGATTAATGATCAAGCAGAAAGCACAATAGAGAACTTGTTTGTTGCAGGAGAAGTCTCTGGTGGGATTCATGGACGGAACCGCTTAATGGGGAATTCTTTGTTGGATATTTTAGTGATGGGAAGAAGAGCAGGTCGCAATGCGGCAGCGAGAGCGATGGAAATGAACGGTGCGTCCACAGAACTAAATGACGAACATGTAGATGCCTTTGAAAAAGAATTGAAAGAAGCAGGCATCGAAAAGCAACTGTTATCACCGATTCTTATTCCACTACCAGAAAACCGGAATCCAAGACTGAAGGGTTAA